A window from Corynebacterium urogenitale encodes these proteins:
- a CDS encoding ATP-binding cassette domain-containing protein yields the protein MIRVHDAHLHNLRHVDLEIPRSKLVVFTGVSGSGKSSLAFGTIHGQAQSKYLESVAPFARRLIASAVDPQVESIDELPPSVALQQSTTSGSARSTVGTVSTMSNTVRLIFSRLGDYPQGARKLYSDSFSPNTAEGMCPSCQGTGIINQATEASMVPDPSLTINEGAIQAWPGAWGGKNFHDILEQLGYPMDTPWREIPQQDRDWILFTDERPVVTIYPVRGADQVQRTYKGTWRSVSSYLNKTLAETESDSQRQRTLSYMESHPCELCEGKRLTREALAVTYAGYHIDEINGMPLKELAAVIDGLDSDNRTARGGETVDEAERILLGNLSPILHSALELGLGHLSLDRQADTLSAGELQRLRLSAQLRSGLFGVLYVLDEPSAGLHPAERRALIPLLRKLIDAGNSVILVEHDMELVRQADWLVDVGPCAGEGGGEVLYSGPIDGFDADTPTRRALAAGMPRPVSSPRAPQGVLDLHGVNKQNLKNLDLRIGLGQFTSVVGVSGSGKSTLVSTVLPEELAKRDMAYVHITQKPIGRTPRSCLATYTGLFDRVRKLFASTNEAERRGWGVSNFSFNVTKGQCPTCKGEGKIEVELVFLPGSYTECPDCHGARFNDETLQVTWEGMTIADVLAMTVDDAIPFFEADATVSRALRALHAVGLGYLRLGQGAPELSGGEAQRIKLATHLQKKPRKHTVYLLDEPTTGLHPADADLLITELGRIVDRGDSVVVVEHDLRSVAATDRVVELGPGAGAEGGNIIADCTPAELASKDTPTGQAARMLYPSGA from the coding sequence ATGATTCGAGTACATGATGCACACCTGCATAACCTGCGCCACGTCGACCTCGAAATCCCACGATCAAAGTTGGTTGTGTTTACCGGCGTCAGCGGATCGGGAAAGTCTTCCCTAGCCTTCGGAACAATACACGGGCAAGCTCAATCGAAGTATTTGGAGTCAGTGGCACCTTTTGCGAGGAGATTGATCGCCTCCGCGGTTGATCCTCAGGTGGAATCCATCGATGAACTGCCACCCTCCGTTGCGCTGCAACAATCGACCACCAGCGGTTCGGCTCGCTCGACCGTGGGAACAGTCTCCACGATGAGCAATACGGTCCGGCTGATCTTCTCCCGTCTTGGTGATTATCCCCAGGGGGCGCGAAAACTTTACTCGGATTCATTTTCGCCCAACACCGCTGAAGGCATGTGCCCATCATGTCAGGGAACAGGGATCATTAACCAGGCTACCGAAGCATCAATGGTTCCTGATCCGTCGCTGACCATTAACGAAGGCGCTATTCAAGCCTGGCCAGGTGCCTGGGGTGGGAAAAACTTCCACGATATTCTCGAACAGCTCGGTTACCCCATGGATACTCCCTGGCGCGAGATTCCACAGCAGGATCGCGATTGGATTCTCTTCACTGATGAGCGGCCAGTGGTGACCATCTACCCAGTTCGGGGCGCAGACCAGGTGCAAAGGACGTACAAGGGAACATGGCGTTCAGTTAGCAGCTACCTGAATAAAACTCTCGCCGAGACAGAGTCCGATTCGCAGAGGCAGCGCACGCTGTCCTACATGGAGTCTCACCCATGCGAGTTATGTGAGGGAAAACGTCTCACTCGCGAAGCATTGGCAGTCACTTATGCCGGTTATCACATTGATGAGATCAACGGCATGCCTCTCAAAGAGCTGGCGGCCGTGATCGATGGGCTCGATTCCGATAACCGCACTGCACGGGGTGGGGAAACTGTTGACGAAGCGGAGCGAATCCTGCTTGGAAACTTGAGCCCGATCCTGCATTCCGCATTGGAATTAGGGCTGGGGCATCTGAGTCTCGATCGGCAGGCCGATACGCTCTCGGCCGGGGAACTGCAGCGCCTTCGGCTGTCTGCCCAGCTACGCTCTGGGCTATTCGGAGTGCTTTATGTGCTCGATGAGCCGTCGGCAGGTCTCCACCCTGCTGAGCGACGCGCCCTCATCCCGCTCCTGCGCAAGCTCATCGACGCCGGAAACTCGGTGATCCTTGTCGAACATGACATGGAACTAGTCCGTCAGGCTGATTGGCTAGTCGACGTTGGGCCGTGCGCTGGAGAAGGCGGTGGCGAAGTCCTCTACTCTGGCCCGATTGACGGCTTCGATGCTGATACTCCTACGAGAAGAGCACTCGCTGCGGGAATGCCGAGACCCGTGTCTTCACCTCGGGCTCCGCAAGGCGTCCTCGACCTCCATGGTGTGAATAAGCAGAACCTGAAAAATCTGGATCTGAGGATCGGGCTTGGCCAGTTCACCAGTGTGGTGGGAGTATCCGGTTCAGGTAAATCCACCCTGGTATCCACCGTCTTGCCTGAAGAATTGGCAAAGCGTGACATGGCCTATGTGCACATCACACAGAAACCCATTGGCCGCACGCCTCGATCCTGCCTGGCCACCTACACAGGATTATTCGACAGGGTACGCAAGCTCTTCGCCTCTACAAATGAAGCCGAGCGACGTGGTTGGGGAGTATCGAACTTCTCCTTCAACGTCACCAAGGGCCAATGCCCAACGTGTAAGGGAGAGGGAAAAATTGAGGTTGAACTGGTATTTCTCCCCGGTTCCTACACTGAGTGCCCGGATTGTCACGGAGCGCGTTTCAACGACGAGACCCTGCAAGTGACTTGGGAAGGAATGACCATTGCTGATGTGCTTGCCATGACTGTTGATGACGCCATTCCATTTTTCGAGGCAGATGCAACCGTGAGCCGCGCTTTGCGAGCTCTTCATGCTGTGGGGTTGGGCTATCTGCGCTTAGGACAGGGCGCACCGGAGCTCTCCGGCGGTGAGGCTCAGCGCATTAAGTTGGCAACACATCTGCAGAAGAAACCTCGGAAACACACTGTGTACCTGTTAGATGAACCCACTACTGGGCTGCATCCGGCGGATGCAGACCTGCTGATCACTGAGTTGGGCAGGATCGTTGATCGAGGAGACAGCGTCGTCGTAGTCGAACACGATCTGCGTTCAGTTGCGGCAACTGATCGCGTTGTGGAACTGGGCCCCGGAGCTGGTGCGGAGGGCGGTAACATTATCGCAGACTGCACTCCAGCAGAATTGGCGTCGAAGGACACACCCACCGGGCAAGCGGCTCGCATGCTTTATCCGAGCGGAGCGTGA